ACTTCAGTATCTGCAGCTTCAGTTAAAATTTCTTCATCAGTAAAAATGTAAACAATTTTAGCTTGTTCATGTTGTGTTTTTTCTCAACCAGTAAATTCTGATTCAACATTAATTTTTGTAAAAATTTCATTTTGTTTATCTCAAGCTTTTAAATCTTTTCTTGCATTACGCGCTTGTTCTTTAGCCTGTTCAAATAATTTATTAAATTCTTCAATATCAACTTTAACATTTCTATCTTCAGCGATTTCAATTGTTTGTTCAATTGGAAATCCGTATGATTCAAATAATAATAACGCATTTTTACCTGTAACTTTTTTATCAGTTTGAATCATCTTATTTAATGCTTCATATCCTTTTGATAAAGTTTTTAAGAATTTTACTTCTTCATTTAGAATTGTTATTTCAATTAAGTTTTGTTTTTCAATTAAATATGGATAAAAGTCTTTCATTGCATCAATAACTTTAATTACTAATGTACTTAAGAATGGACCATTAATTCCTAATTCCATCCCTTTCATTAACGCACGACGAATTAAACGACGAATAATATATCCTCTATCTTTATTACCAGGGAATACACCATCAGCAATGGCAAAACTTGTTGCTCTTATATGATCTGCAATTACTTTAAATGCAGTATTAATTTTTGTTTGAGTTTTATCTTCATTAAAATAATTACCCATTGAGTATTTATATTTTGAATCACATATTTTTTCAATTTGTTCAATAGTTGGTCAAAATATATCAGTTTCAAAGTTAGTTGGTGTATCTTGAAAAATTGATGCAATTCTTTCTAAACCAGCACCAGTATCTATATTTTTTCTTGGTAATTCTGAATAGTTATCAAATCCATCATTGTTAAATTGTGAAAATACAATGTTTCAAATTTCAATATAACGATCATTTTCAATATCTTCAGCTAATAATCTTGGTCCATTATTTTCTTTATCTCATTTTTCACCACGGTCAAAAAAGATTTCAGTATTTGGTCCACATGGTCCTTGTCCTACATCTCAAAAGTTTGTGTCTCTTAATAATCTAAAAATATGATCTGGTTTAATTCCAATATCATTTATTCAATATTCATATGCATCAACGTCTTTATCAAAAACAGTTATGTAAAGTTTTTCAGATGGAATTGCAAATCATTTATCACTTGTAAGTAATTCTCATGCAAATGCAATTGCTTCTTTTTTAAAATAGTCTCCAATTGAAAAGTTTCCTAACATTTCAAACATTGTATGGTGTCTTGCAGTTACTCCAACGTTTTCAATGTCATTTGTTCTAATTGCTTTTTGTGAATTGGTTAATCTTGGTGATGGAGGTCTTTTTCTTCCATCAAAATATGGTTTAAGTGTAGCAACTCCTGAATTAATTCATAATAGTGATGGATCATCAACAGGAATTAAGCTAACAGTTTCTAAAAAATGGTGATCTTTTTTTTCAAAAAAATCTAGTCACATTTTTCTAATTTCATTTGTGGTTAATTTTTTCATTTTGAATATCAGTCCTTTAGTTTTAATTATAACCTTTAAGAAAATTAAAGAGAAAAGATTTTTGCTTAATTTTTGATAAAATATATATATGACTACTTATTCTGGAAGGGAAAGTAAAAATATGCAATTAAAAGACAAAAATCAAAAAAGATTAATATTAATAGATTTAGATGGAACAACTCTTAAAGATGATCATTTATCAATCAATCCAATTACCAAAAATGCATTACAAGATGCAGTTAAAGATGGGCATATTGTATGTATTTGTACAGGGCGCTCTTTAAAAGACACATTACATATTTATAATGAATTAGAATTAGACACATTACTTGTAACATTGGATGGTGGTCACATTTCTGATCCTGTTCATAAAAATTTCAAAAGACTTGTTTTACCAATCAGTAAAGAAGTTATGAATGGTATTTTATCTCACAAAATTC
This region of Mesoplasma melaleucae genomic DNA includes:
- the alaS gene encoding alanine--tRNA ligase; the encoded protein is MKKLTTNEIRKMWLDFFEKKDHHFLETVSLIPVDDPSLLWINSGVATLKPYFDGRKRPPSPRLTNSQKAIRTNDIENVGVTARHHTMFEMLGNFSIGDYFKKEAIAFAWELLTSDKWFAIPSEKLYITVFDKDVDAYEYWINDIGIKPDHIFRLLRDTNFWDVGQGPCGPNTEIFFDRGEKWDKENNGPRLLAEDIENDRYIEIWNIVFSQFNNDGFDNYSELPRKNIDTGAGLERIASIFQDTPTNFETDIFWPTIEQIEKICDSKYKYSMGNYFNEDKTQTKINTAFKVIADHIRATSFAIADGVFPGNKDRGYIIRRLIRRALMKGMELGINGPFLSTLVIKVIDAMKDFYPYLIEKQNLIEITILNEEVKFLKTLSKGYEALNKMIQTDKKVTGKNALLLFESYGFPIEQTIEIAEDRNVKVDIEEFNKLFEQAKEQARNARKDLKAWDKQNEIFTKINVESEFTGWEKTQHEQAKIVYIFTDEEILTEAADTEVYVILDKTPFYAEKGGQAADTGYLVNNAMRADVIDTQQGPNHQHIHKIQLDGSIKIGDTVDAFVNEHKRTYTMKNHSGTHLIHSALRVVLGETVMQSGSYNDEFGLRMDFTYNESIKPEELLEAEELVVKKINEKIAREVHFCSMQDAINKYHALAFFTEKYDDIVRVVKFSDFSSELCGGTHVDNTIDIEDFTITGLESKGSGVYRIKCVTSKQAINEYLNTEINKLLKQIKDINHKYESTKTFASDEKIEELIKQSNNKDISKATILELKAILDNLTASMKNHERKVEELLTTQKLEKFKSFEPKPNAEGVLVIEEKVDGLNIKDMKTLVDDYKNKFDEVIITLTSENAEGNFVVVGVSENLQAKYSAIEIFKVLPILPKGGGNASLAQGKF